Proteins found in one Plectropomus leopardus isolate mb chromosome 9, YSFRI_Pleo_2.0, whole genome shotgun sequence genomic segment:
- the fgf18a gene encoding fibroblast growth factor 18a isoform X1 has protein sequence MWSLLSTLTVLCIQMLLVMCNPLQQVLGVDGVNFSVHVENQTQVRDTMSRRHHRVYQLYSRTSGKHVQVLGRRISARGEDGDKFAQLVVEADTFGSQVRIRGKETNFYLCMNRRGKLVGKKASNRSDDCVFVEKVLENHYTALMSARYTGWYVGFTKRGRPRRGPHTLPNQQDVHFMKRFPPGEQPDLTTPFRFTTVSKRGKRVRATGPR, from the exons ATGTGGTCCCTTCTTTCCACGCTGACCGTCTT ATGTATCCAGATGTTGCTGGTGATGTGCAATCCATTACAG CAGGTACTTGGTGTGGATGGGGTCAACTTCAGTGTGCATGTGGAGAACCAGACGCAGGTGCGAGACACCATGAGTCGGCGACACCACCGAGTCTACCAGCTCTACAGTCGCACTAGCGGCAAACACGTCCAGGTGCTGGGACGCAGAATCAGCGCTCGAGGAGAAGATGGAGATAAATTtg CCCAGCTTGTAGTGGAGGCCGATACCTTTGGCAGCCAGGTGAGAATCCGGGGCAAAGAAACCAATTTCTACCTGTGCATGAACCGCCGTGGTAAGCTGGTAGGAAAG AAGGCCAGTAATCGAAGCGATGACTGCGTCTTTGTGGAAAAGGTTCTGGAAAACCACTACACAGCTCTGATGTCAGCGCGCTACACAGGCTGGTATGTGGGCTTCACTAAAAGAGGCCGTCCTCGCCGCGGCCCGCACACACTCCCCAACCAGCAGGACGTACACTTCATGAAGCGTTTCCCGCCTGGGGAGCAGCCCGACCTCACCACCCCCTTTCGCTTCACCACCGTCAGCAAGCGGGGAAAGCGTGTGCGTGCTACCGGGCCCCGCTAG
- the fgf18a gene encoding fibroblast growth factor 18a isoform X2 has translation MWSLLSTLTVLCIQMLLVMCNPLQQVLGVDGVNFSVHVENQTQVRDTMSRRHHRVYQLYSRTSGKHVQVLGRRISARGEDGDKFAQLVVEADTFGSQVRIRGKETNFYLCMNRRGKLVGKASNRSDDCVFVEKVLENHYTALMSARYTGWYVGFTKRGRPRRGPHTLPNQQDVHFMKRFPPGEQPDLTTPFRFTTVSKRGKRVRATGPR, from the exons ATGTGGTCCCTTCTTTCCACGCTGACCGTCTT ATGTATCCAGATGTTGCTGGTGATGTGCAATCCATTACAG CAGGTACTTGGTGTGGATGGGGTCAACTTCAGTGTGCATGTGGAGAACCAGACGCAGGTGCGAGACACCATGAGTCGGCGACACCACCGAGTCTACCAGCTCTACAGTCGCACTAGCGGCAAACACGTCCAGGTGCTGGGACGCAGAATCAGCGCTCGAGGAGAAGATGGAGATAAATTtg CCCAGCTTGTAGTGGAGGCCGATACCTTTGGCAGCCAGGTGAGAATCCGGGGCAAAGAAACCAATTTCTACCTGTGCATGAACCGCCGTGGTAAGCTGGTAGGAAAG GCCAGTAATCGAAGCGATGACTGCGTCTTTGTGGAAAAGGTTCTGGAAAACCACTACACAGCTCTGATGTCAGCGCGCTACACAGGCTGGTATGTGGGCTTCACTAAAAGAGGCCGTCCTCGCCGCGGCCCGCACACACTCCCCAACCAGCAGGACGTACACTTCATGAAGCGTTTCCCGCCTGGGGAGCAGCCCGACCTCACCACCCCCTTTCGCTTCACCACCGTCAGCAAGCGGGGAAAGCGTGTGCGTGCTACCGGGCCCCGCTAG